The Alnus glutinosa chromosome 7, dhAlnGlut1.1, whole genome shotgun sequence genome includes a region encoding these proteins:
- the LOC133873343 gene encoding uncharacterized protein LOC133873343 — MREVSIYSVARPVKTTNREKLAITFSDEDYEGVYLPHSNALVVTMVIANHKIHRVLVDNGSSADILYKSVFDLMKISREKVSAFHFPLVGFAGKQVMPLGSIELQVTLGNPPAQKTIPVKFLLVDQPSAYNAIFGRTAQAELKAVMSIPHLSMKFSTEDGVGTRSPTGDLEDVVVGPQGRKLRVGAQLPEAEKKKLVEFLRGHVDVFAWEHNEMPGIDSSVIEHQLNVYRNCRPVKQRRRTFAPKRNQAIADEVRKLLEAGFIREVDYPEWLANVVLVKKVNGKWRMCVDFTDLNKACPKRLLSPSLDRSAR, encoded by the exons ATGAGGGAAGTGTCCATCTATTCGGTCGCAAGGCCGGTGAAAACTACGAATCGAGAGAAGTTGGCTATCACCTTCTCGGATGAGGATTATGAAGGGGTTTATCTGCCCCACTCGAACGCATTGGTGGTGACTATGGTGATAGCGAATCACAAGATACATCGGGTCTTGGTGGATAATGGCAGTTCCGCAGATATCCTGTATAAGTCAGTCTTTGATCTGATGAAGATTAGTAGAGAGAAAGTTTCTGCCTTCCATTTCCCTTTAGTGGGATTCGCAGGGAAACAGGTGATGCCTTTGGGATCGATTGAGCTGCAAGTTACCTTAGGGAACCCCCCAGCGCAAAAAACGATTCCGGTAAAGTTCCTTTTAGTTGATCAACCATCGGCTTACAATGCTATTTTCGGAAGGACAGCGCAAGCCGAGTTGAAGGCAGTAATGTCGATACCCCACCTCAGCATGAAATTTTCGACGGAAGATGGAGTGGGA ACGAGGAGTCCGACCGGAGATTTAGAAGATGTAGTGGTTGGACCCCAAGGTCGGAAGCTTCGGGTTGGAGCGCAACTTccggaagctgagaagaagaagttggtgGAGTTTTTGCGAGGCCATGTCGATGTCTTCGCCTGGGAACACAATGAAATGCCGGGAATAGACTCCTCGGTCATCGAGCATCAGTTGAATGTCTATCGGAATTGCAGGCCGGTGAAGCAACGGAGAAGGACTTTTGCCCCCAAGCGCAACCAAGCAATTGCGGATGAGGTACGAAAATTACTTGAAGCTGGATTCATTCGAGAAGTTGATTATCCGGAATGGTTGGCTAATGTGGTGTTAGTAAAGAAAGTGAATGGgaaatggagaatgtgtgtgGATTTTACGGACCTCAACAAAGCTTGTCCGAAAAGATTGCTTTCCCCTTCCCTGGATAGATCAGCTCGTTGA